The genomic interval CTTCTCCTTGAGCTCGCGGAAGGCGGCCTCTAGCTCCACCGGGTCGCCGGTGGGCACGTCGAGCGGTTCGACGAGCGCCTCGATGACGTCACCGCCCACGTAATCCAGCACCTTCACGCGCGCGAACGCCCGCACGAGCATCTGGATGCTCCCGTCGGGGTTCTTCTTCATGCGCATGATGTTGCAGACCGTGCCGACCTCGAACAGGTCGGTCGGTGCGGGTTCCTCGACGTCGCGGTCCTTCTGGCTCACGATGACGATGGTGCGGTCGCGGTCGAGCGCGGCATTGATGGCGCGGATGCTCACGGGCCGGCCCGCGTCGATGGGCATGACCATGGTGGGGTAGAGCACGGAACCGCGCACCGGACAGACCGGGATGGGGGCCGTGAAATCGGTTCTGGTGGCGACCTCTGCCATGCTGGTCTCCTAGTGGCGGCCCCTGGGGCCGGTGGGGTTGTCTTGGGCGTTCGTGCCGCTACTCGCCGCGGCGGCGTGTGTGGGGGGCGGTAGTTGAGTCAAAGTAGCTCAAGTTTACTGTTTTGTGGAGGCTCAGGATGTTAGTGGGCGACACCGAGCCGAGCGGGCGCGGTCCCCGATTCTACACGCTGGCGGCGCACCTGGACGCGTGTGGTAGCGTTACGCGGTCATGACCGACGTGATCTCCGCCCTGCAGCACGCCGTCGAGGAAGCCGCGGGGTCCCTCGGCGCGGCCGGCGCCGCCGTCCTCATCCAGGAGGTCCCCGAGGGGCGCGCGGGCGATTACGGCACCCCCGTCGCGTTCACGCTCGCGAAGGCGTTGGGTCGCAACCCGGCGGCCATAGCCGCCGAGCTCGTGGCGACGTTGCGGTTGCCCGAGGGCGTTGCCGGCGCCGCCGCGGTGGGCCCTTACATCAACTTCGAGATGGAGCCGGCCGCCTTCGTGCGCTCCGTCTGCGACGGCCCGCGCGAGGCGCGTTCCGAGCGCCTCAAGGTGGTGGTGGAGCACACGAGCGTCAACCCCAACAAGGAGGCGCACGTCGGGCACCTCCGCAACATCGTGCTGGGCGACGCCACCGCCCGCATCCTCCGCGCCGCCGGGCACGACGTGGAGGTGCAGAACTACATCGACGACACCGGCCGGCAGGCCGCCGAGAGCATCTTCGCCGTGACCTACTTCGGGGCGCGCTACGGCACGGAAGGCGGCCGCAAGTACGACCACTGGCTCGGCGAGCTTTACGTTCGCCTCGCGGGCGCCAAGGAGACGGACGGCGACGCCATCGAGCGCGGCGTGACGGAGGTGATGCACCGGCTCGAGCGGGGCGAGCTCCGTCACGAGATCGAGCGGGTGCTGAACTCGCAGCTCCAGACCTACCACGCGCTCGGCGTCGATTACGACCTGCTCGTGTGGGAGTCCGACATCGTGCAGGGCGGGCTGTTGCAGCAGGGCCTCGCCGTCATGGAGGCGAGCCCCTTCGTCAGTCGGCCCGAGACGGGCAAGTACGCCGGCGCGCTGGTGATGGACGTCAGCGAGATCATGCCGGGCCTGGAGGAACCCAACGTGGTGCTCGTGCGCTCCGACGGCAACGCCATGTACGTGGCCAAGGACATCGGCTACCAGTTCTGGAAGGCC from Trueperaceae bacterium carries:
- a CDS encoding arginine--tRNA ligase, which encodes MTDVISALQHAVEEAAGSLGAAGAAVLIQEVPEGRAGDYGTPVAFTLAKALGRNPAAIAAELVATLRLPEGVAGAAAVGPYINFEMEPAAFVRSVCDGPREARSERLKVVVEHTSVNPNKEAHVGHLRNIVLGDATARILRAAGHDVEVQNYIDDTGRQAAESIFAVTYFGARYGTEGGRKYDHWLGELYVRLAGAKETDGDAIERGVTEVMHRLERGELRHEIERVLNSQLQTYHALGVDYDLLVWESDIVQGGLLQQGLAVMEASPFVSRPETGKYAGALVMDVSEIMPGLEEPNVVLVRSDGNAMYVAKDIGYQFWKAGIFEGLTFERYAVQPSGKPLYTSSQSGTLHPDGRSFAHAGEIINVIDVRQTHPQTIVRAALALSGTPEGRAAYENSHHLAYEVVTLEGQAMSGRKGITLSIDEVAEEATRRARAVVEEKNPGLADVDKVARQVGIGALRFGMLKNEARKVIDFRWEQALSLQGDSAPYVQYAHARACSILRAAAAEGVDVRAARAGADFTQLGPLEVRLSRVLRRFPDVVEAAAAALAPHQVAQYALDVATAWNAYYNHKDENGRPDTQVMRAGP